One Owenweeksia hongkongensis DSM 17368 genomic region harbors:
- a CDS encoding NAD(P)H-dependent oxidoreductase codes for MNVIEALNWRYAAKQMNGNKVPQDKLDNILEAIRLSASSIGLQPYTILNIENPELREKLQVAANNQPQITQSSNLLVFAAWTEVTEEKVDKYMSDIAVTRGIKVNDLAGFKQMAMGVANMPGDHSVWTAKQAYIALGTALIAAAEQEVDATPMEGFNGEMIDEILGLKAQGLKSVVLLPLGYRDEEKDMLSKAKKVRRSRKELVLDLV; via the coding sequence ATGAACGTAATAGAAGCACTAAACTGGCGCTATGCTGCCAAACAAATGAATGGTAATAAAGTACCGCAGGATAAACTAGATAATATACTTGAAGCAATTCGCCTTTCTGCCTCTTCGATAGGTCTGCAACCATACACCATTTTGAACATTGAAAACCCTGAACTCCGTGAGAAGCTACAAGTAGCGGCCAATAATCAGCCACAGATTACCCAAAGCTCAAACCTATTGGTATTTGCCGCCTGGACAGAAGTTACAGAAGAAAAAGTGGATAAGTACATGAGTGATATTGCGGTAACTCGAGGTATTAAAGTGAATGACCTGGCAGGTTTTAAACAAATGGCCATGGGTGTAGCAAACATGCCTGGTGATCACTCCGTATGGACCGCCAAACAAGCCTACATAGCTCTGGGTACCGCCCTAATAGCAGCCGCTGAACAAGAAGTAGACGCTACCCCAATGGAAGGCTTTAATGGAGAAATGATAGACGAAATTCTTGGCTTGAAAGCTCAAGGCTTAAAGAGCGTTGTCCTTTTGCCATTAGGCTATAGAGATGAAGAAAAAGATATGCTGAGTAAAGCTAAAAAAGTACGCAGAAGTCGCAAGGAACTTGTACTGGATTTAGTTTAA
- a CDS encoding 1,4-dihydroxy-2-naphthoate polyprenyltransferase, with protein MDIKPWIAAARLRTLPLAFSSIILGTCLAASMGSYSITVFVLCLLTTLCYQVLSNYANDYGDGVKGTDADRVGEKRAVASGEISAASMKKAVWLFSILSFVFGTWLSIVATQGLPMIVTIGFVVLGLLAIVAAITYTVGRRAYGYSGLGDISVLIFFGIVGVVGSYFLQTNMLNWEVFLPATSVGLLAVGVLNLNNMRDIENDRAAGKRTLVVMMGLKGAKIYHGVLIILAFDCVFLYNALMDNSFWSNLYFISIPFLVANLFSVMRSFDAEDFDPLLKRLAITTLLFALTFGIGQVL; from the coding sequence ATGGATATCAAACCCTGGATTGCAGCAGCGCGCCTGCGTACTTTACCACTTGCTTTTTCGAGTATTATTTTGGGCACTTGCCTGGCAGCTTCTATGGGATCGTACAGTATTACTGTATTTGTGCTTTGCTTGCTTACCACACTTTGCTATCAGGTACTTAGTAATTATGCCAATGATTATGGCGATGGAGTAAAAGGAACAGATGCCGATAGAGTGGGCGAAAAAAGAGCAGTAGCAAGTGGCGAGATTTCAGCGGCTTCTATGAAAAAAGCTGTCTGGTTATTTTCCATTCTTTCTTTTGTTTTTGGCACTTGGTTGAGCATTGTTGCTACACAAGGTTTACCAATGATTGTCACCATAGGATTTGTGGTTCTTGGATTATTGGCAATTGTGGCTGCTATTACATATACCGTTGGTCGAAGAGCTTATGGCTACAGCGGTTTAGGAGATATTTCAGTACTTATCTTTTTTGGAATTGTAGGGGTGGTAGGTTCTTATTTTCTTCAAACCAATATGCTAAACTGGGAAGTTTTTCTTCCGGCAACTTCTGTGGGTTTATTAGCAGTAGGGGTTCTTAACCTGAACAACATGCGCGACATTGAGAACGACAGAGCTGCTGGAAAGCGCACTTTGGTGGTGATGATGGGTTTGAAAGGTGCCAAAATTTATCATGGAGTTTTAATCATTTTGGCTTTCGATTGTGTATTTCTATACAATGCCCTTATGGACAATAGCTTTTGGAGCAATCTTTACTTTATAAGTATTCCGTTTTTGGTAGCCAATTTGTTTAGTGTGATGCGCTCATTTGATGCGGAAGACTTTGACCCACTTTTGAAAAGGCTGGCCATTACAACACTTCTCTTCGCCTTGACTTTTGGGATAGGGCAGGTGCTTTAA
- a CDS encoding OsmC family protein — MKISLERKNDHLLFEGKSETGNTVTIDGAPANGGDDAGMSPMELLLTAVAACASFDISLILKKQRQEVKSLKVDASGTRPEEGQVKPFKTIHLHFKLTGTPDESKVARAVELAVEKYCSVASSLDPQIKVTHNFSIEN; from the coding sequence ATGAAGATTTCGCTGGAGCGTAAAAATGACCACCTACTATTTGAAGGAAAAAGTGAAACTGGAAATACAGTAACCATTGACGGTGCACCGGCTAATGGTGGCGATGATGCTGGTATGAGCCCTATGGAATTATTGCTCACCGCTGTGGCGGCTTGCGCTAGTTTTGACATAAGTCTAATTCTAAAAAAACAAAGACAGGAGGTAAAATCACTAAAAGTAGATGCCAGCGGAACACGGCCTGAAGAAGGTCAGGTAAAACCTTTTAAAACTATTCATCTACATTTTAAATTGACAGGAACACCTGATGAAAGTAAAGTTGCGAGGGCTGTGGAACTGGCGGTAGAAAAGTATTGCTCAGTAGCTTCTTCGCTCGACCCACAAATAAAAGTGACCCACAACTTCAGTATTGAAAATTAA